The region TCTTAAAATAAACTATGCCATAACCAGAGATCATATCAAACAAATGAATGAACCAATCAGCAAAAGAATTAAAACCATTATGCTGAATATGGAAAGATGCAGATGGATTCCGACTAATTTATCTAAAGCAAGTGAATATGTGATGGTTAATATTCCATCGTTCAGAATGTTTTATGTGAAGGACGGAAAGTATGCGCTCGTTTCGGATATTTTTGTTGGAAACAGATTGAGTGAAACAGTTATTTTCAGCGGTACCATGGATCGAATTGTTTTCAGTCCGTATTGGTATGTTCCCAATAGTATTATTCAGAATGAATTGAAACTCCAGATGGCCAGGGATAAAAACTATCTGGCCGATCATAATATGGAATGGAACGGAGGGAAAGTAAGGCAAAAACCGGGGCCTAAAAACTCCTTAGGATTGGTAAAATTTATGTTTCCCAATCCAAATGATATTTACATGCATGATACGCCTGCGAAGAGTTTGTTTGAATTTGAAAATCGTACGTTTAGTCATGGCTGTATTAATGTAAAAGAAGCAAAAAATCTGGCATTGGCTATTTTAAAAGACGATCCGGACTGGCCTGTAGATAAAATTGACAAAGCGATGAGTGGTGAAAAAGAAACTACTTGTATGCTTAAACGTAAAATTCCGGTTTATATAGGATATTTTACAGCCTGGGTTCAGGATAATGGAGAAATAAACTTTTTTCCGGATGTGTATAGTCGTGATGAAAGTTTAGATAAACTTCTTTATTCAGATTCTGTAACCATGAAATAAAATAAAAAACCCGGCAGATTAAAAAATATAATCTGTCGGGTTCTAAAAAAAATGGTCTACAAGCTTATTCGTATTTTAAATATTTTAAAACGTCTATTTTGGTTACCTGAAATGCTTTTGTTAAGACAATTAATAATGTCAGGAACAAAAGTGAAATCAATGCAATTCCAAAAGGAACGGATGATATTCCAATTCTAAAAGCAAAATCTTCAAGCCATTTTTGTAATAAGATGTAAGCAGGAACAATTCCAATTCCAAAGCCTATTAAACAAAAAACAATATATTGTTTTGATAATTCTTTTAATAAAACATCAGTTTCTGCTCCTAATGTTTTTCTAATGGCGATTTCTTTTAATCTTCTCTCCATCGAAAATGATGCCAAAGCGAACAAACCAAAGATTGCAATTACAATTACGACCAAATTTAAGATAAAAAACAGGTTTTTTTGCTTTACTTGCTCCTCATAAGTCTTTGCAAATCCTTTGTTAACAAATTCGTAATCAAAAGGATAGTCCGGGTTTACGTTTTTCTCCCAATATAATTTCAATTTTTCTAACGTTTCTGTTAAATTATTTGGAGAAACCTTCACGTAGACATTTTGAAAATTATTCCACTTCAATGCCTTCATGTTTAAAAAGACCATTGGAGGTACTTTGTTCTGTAATCCGGTAATATTAAAATCTTTTACAATCCCGACAATTTTAAATTTCATATTTCCTTTTTCATTTCCCCAGCCAGAGGTTATAATGGTGTTTATAGGGTTTTTAAGTCCTAAAGTTTTGGCCAGTGTTTCATTTATAAGCCAGTTTTCAATCGTGTCTGAGGCAAATTTTGGAGACAAATCCCGACCTTCCACAACTTTAATTTTCATCATTTCCAAAAAACCAAAATCCATATCTACATTTCGGGGCTGTACGAAAACGCCATTATGCGTAAAACCGGAACTCGAATTAGTACCGTTTCCAAAAGTACCCGCAAAAGTAGAAACTTGCTGAACCCCTGATATTTTGAGGATTTCTTGTTTTGTGGTTTCGTATTTTTGCCCTTTTGTTTTGTAATCCTGATAATTAAATGGAATACGAATTACCTGATCCCCGTTAAAACCAAGATCTTTATTCATCATATAATCAACTTGAGAATTGACAATAAGTGCTCCAATGATAAAAAAGGCTGCAATTCCAAATTGAAAAATAAGCATGGAGTTACGAATCCAGATTCCGCTTTTACTTCGCGAAAAATTACCTTTTAAAACTTTTAAAGTTTCAAAATTTGAAATATAAACAGCTGGAAAAATACCTGCAAGAATGATTACTAATCCAAAAATCAAAATGAGTTGCAGGTAAAATTCGGCACCGTTGATGATTAAGTTCTTTTTCAAAAAAGCATTATAAAATGGCAGAGAAAGCTCTACAATTGCCAATGCAAACAAAATGGCAAGAGTCACAATTATTGCCGTTTCAAATATAAATTGGGTAATAATTTGTTTTTTGGAAGCGCCCACAATTTTACGAACGCCAACTTCTTTAGCGCGTTTAATGGCTGACGCAGTTGCCAGATTGATATAGTTAACCAATGACAGGATTAAAATTAAAAGCGATAAGCCTGCCATAATGTAAAGAAGTTTCAAATTTCCTGTTCCTTCCGGAGATGCCGATCCGGAAGATTTTGTACCATATAAGTAGCGTGTTTTTAGCTGATCCAGAATAATTTTTATCTCTCCGTTTTCTTTTATGTATTGCTCAACAGTTTGTCCGCTTGCTTTAGCATCTTTTAAGGTTCTGTTTACAAAATTGACATTATGCATTTTCTTTAAAACAGTGGCGATATCAGCATCTTTTTTTGTTTTAATCATCAATCCATAATTGAAATTTCCCCATTGATTAAGATCATTTTCGCGAATAATTCCGCCAAAAACGTAATTTGGTTCAACAGTAGAAGGTCTTATAATGCGATAAACAGCTTTTACGGTATAAGACTGATCTTGATAAGTAATAGATTTTCCTATTGGATCTTCGTCTCCAAAAAGTAATTTTGCCTGTGCTTCAGAAACAGCAACGCTGTTTTTTTCTTTAAGAATATCTTTTTTCGCACCTTTAACGATAGGAAAAGGATAAAAATCAAAAAAGTTATTATCAGTTACAGTTATTTTTTTATCAATCAGCTTTTTGTTCTGATATTTTATAACCGATTCATTATACCAGTCATTTAAGAAGCAAATTTGTTCAATTTCAGGTACTGTTGCCGCGCAGGTCTGACCAAAAGGGATCGAACTCGTGGTCCAGGTATCGCCGGTTCTTCCTATTTGATTCAGGACCTGATAGACATTTTCTTTTTCCGGATTCCATTGATCGTAAGCATGTTCATTATTCCAGTATAAGATGGCGAAAATGACACCGGAAATCCCGATACTTAATCCTAAAACATTTAAAAACGAAAACAATTTGTTTTGCTTTAAATGATAAATAAATATTTTAAACCAGTTAAAAATCATTTTGTTATATATTTTTATAGTTGATATGACTGTTTTATTTAAACCGTTTTTTGGTTTTAAATCATAGTAAATATTTTGCAGACAAGTTCTACCAGAACTACGAGTGCCGTAACGATAATTTTGATCATCATTTTATTATTTAGCGTCCATAAAAACATCAACATTACGTTGATTTAACTTTTCAGAAAATATAACTCCGTCTTTCATATGAATGGTTTTTTGAGAAAAAGAAGCATCATAATCAGAGTGGGTAACCATCAATATTGTAGCACCTTTAGCGTGTAAATCGGTTAGGAGTTCCATTACCTCGTTACCATTTTTACTATCTAAATTTCCGGTTGGCTCATCGGCCAGAATAATTTTTGGATCATTAACCAAAGCCCTTGCAACGGCAACTCTCTGTTGTTGTCCACCCGAAAGTTGTTGCGGAAAATGTCTTAAACGATGTGAGATATTCAATTTTTCTGCAATCGCTTCGATTTTTTGCTTTCTTTCAGAAGCTTTTACATTGTTGTAAAGAAGTGGTAATTCGATATTGTCGTAAACTGAAAGCTCATCGATCAGGTTGAAGTTTTGGAAAATAAAACCAATATTTTCCTTTCTCACTTTTGCTCTTCCTTTTTCTTTCAGACCAATCATTTCCTGATCCAGCAATTTATAACTTCCGTCATTTGCGCTGTCCAAAAGTCCGATGATATTTAATAAAGTCGATTTTCCACAGCCCGAAGGTCCCATAATAGTTAAGAAATCTCCTTTTTTTATTTCTAAATTAATACCGCTTAATGCAGCAGTTTCTATTTCTTCTGTTCTAAAAACTTTGGTTAAATTCTGAATTGTGATCATAATTTTTAAGGTTTTGAAATGTTGTTAAAAACGTTTTTTGATTGATGATTGATGTCTTTCCTGAAAGGTTTTTAAAACCTTGTAGGTATTTCTTTTTTTGGCGTTTATTGTTTTTGAAGCGAAAGCTCTTCAATGTCTTTATAGTCCGAGTAAGAAGAAGTAATAACAGATTGGCCTTCTTTTAGACCTTCCAGAACTTCATAATAAGAAGGATTTTCGCGTCCTAGTTTGATGTTTCTTCTTTCGGCTTTATCTCCTTTCACAACAAAAATCCATTTTCCTGCTGCTTCCTGATTAAAACTTCCTTTTGGGATTACTAATGTTTTGTTTTTCTCAGACAAAATCAGTTTTACGCCAAAACTAAGTCCGTCTTGTAGTGTAATTGCTTCTTTTGAGGTAAATACCAATTCGACTGTAAAGTGTCCGTTTTTTACTTCCGGAATTACTTTGGTAACCAAAACTTCCAGATTTTGACCTTTAAATTCAACCTGACCTTTTAAACCTTCTCTGATTTTTTCCAAATAAAATTCATCTACGTCGGCAGAAAGTTTGTAGCCTTTTTTAGAATCGATTTTCCCGATGCTTTGACCTGCCTGAAAGTTTTGACCTAAAACAGCTTCAAAAGAAGTTAATCTTCCGGTTTCAGGCGCTGTAATCAAGAAATTCTTTTTGTTGTTTCTAAGGATTTCAAGACTTTTCTCCATCGTCTGAATAGAACGGTTGATTTGAGAAATCTGAACCTGATTGCTTTGTTTCTCCTTCTGAATGCTTTGCTGAATGGTTTTTTTACGTTCTTCCTGAAAACGAAGACTTTCTTTAAAAGTATTCCAGTCATTTTTTGAAATTACATCTTTGGCAAACAATTTAGCATTGACATCGTATAGTCTTTTAGCGTCATTATAATCATGTTCTATTAAAACGAAATCCTTGGTTAAGTTTAATTCCTGGTTTCTAATATTTAATTTTCCTGTATTTAAATTGTTGATTTGCTCAATAATAGCGGTTTCCTGAGTTAGGTAATTCAACTCTGTATTCGGATTGTATAAACGGGCAAGAGATTGGCCTTTGGTAACCATGGCGCCGTTTTCTACAAAAATTTCTTTAACTGAACCGCCTTCGGTAACATTTACCAGCATTACATTCAAAGGCTCGACTTTTGCCTGAAAAACTACGAAATCTTCAAAAAAGGCTTTTTCTGCTTTTTGGATTACCAGTTCATCAGTTTTAACATTTAAAGTTCTTTTGGTATTAAATGCAAAAACGACGATAACCACTACAACTAAAAAAACAGCTATTGCTATTGTGAGATATCTAAATTTTTTATTTTTACGAGGAATTATCTTGTCCATTTTTTTTAATATTTTACTGATAATCAATAGGTAAATACTGTGCCATAAAATTTATTATTTGTAAAGTATTGATTTTAAAGAGTGTTTTAAAATCCCTTCAAAAAAGTAGTGTTCGATAATGAACAGTTGACCGTTCGGAAGCGGACAGAAAAAATATCTTATGCGAAAAAAACAAGCCCACATATTAATAGTTGACGATCAGGAAGAAATTCTTTTTTCGGCAAAAATGATTCTCAAAAAGCATTTTGAAACGATTTTTACAGAAAATAACCCTAAAAAAATCATTTCAATCTTGGCTGAAAATGAAATAAATGTGGTTTTGCTGGATATGAATTACCGAATTGGTTTTGAAGACGGACGTGAAGGAATTCATTGGCTGAAAGAAATTAAAACGCTTTCACCAAATACAATTGTAATTTTAATGACGGCTTTTGGTAAAATAGAAACCGCAGTGGAAAGCATTAAAATTGGCGCTTTTGATTATGTTTTAAAGCCATGGAATAATGAAAAATTATTGGAAACGATTGATAAAGCAGTTGTCGAAAGCAGAAAAAACAGTAAAAAGCCAGCTGTTGAAAATGGAGACAAATCCGAAAAGAAATATTTCGTGGGAACTTCTGCCAAAATAAGACAAGCTTATTCTATTGCCGAAAAAGTAGCCAGAACCGATGCAAACGTTCTGATTTTGGGTGAAAACGGAACAGGAAAATATGTTTTTGCCGAATTTATTCACCAGCATTCGGACAGAAAAAATCAGCCTTTTGTACATGTCGATTTGGGTTCATTAAGTGATAATTTGTTTGAAAGCGAACTTTTTGGTTATGCCAAAGGTGCTTTTACAGATGCCAAAACAGATACTCCCGGTCGTTTTGAAAATGCCTCAAACGGAACTATTTTTTTAGATGAAATCGGAAATATTCCGTTGCATCTTCAGGCTAAACTGCTTCATGTTTTGCAGACCAAAACCGTAACGCGTTTGGGAGAAAGCAAGCCAAGGCCGCTTAATGTGCGTGTTATTGCGGCCACAAACAGCGATATTAAATCGGAAGTAAAAAATAAAACGTTTCGTGAAGATTTGCTTTACAGAATTAATACAATGGAAATTAATCTGCCTTCTTTGAGAGAAAGAAAAGACGATATTGTGCCAATGGCAAACTTTATTCTGGAACAGATTGCAGAAAAATACAATCAGGAAAATTGGTCTTTTGAAGAGAATGCTGCCTCTTATTTGGAACGATATCCGTGGAAAGGAAATGTTCGTGAAATGGAAAATAAGATTGAGCGCGCATTAATTTTAGCCGAAAATAATACTATTTCTGTACTGGATTTGGATATTTTGGATTTTGAAGAAATTCAGGAAAACGATGAAAATCCGTTGTCTGAAATGGAAAAAAGCGCAATCGAAAAAGCTTTATTCAAACACAACGGAAACATTAGTAAAACAGCAGAAGAATTGGGTTTATCCCGAGCTGCGTTATATCGCAGAATTGAAAAATACGATCTGAAGAATTAAACGTAACTTAAGTTTTGCTACAGATTAAAAGAAAATAAACATGAAGAATTGGAAGTTTTATAACGCGTTATTTGTGAGGATTCTGTTTGTAATGACGCTCTTTCTTGGAAGCGTTTTGTTGTTGTACAAAGGATTTCGATTCAATGCACTTTTAGTCGGTTTTTTTGTTTTGGTTTTCCTTTTTGAAATGTATTTTTTTGTCAAAAGCCAATTGCTTTTTTATGATAAAACGATAGATTCCATATTACATGATGATTTTTCTACACATTTTCCGGAAGAACATAAAAAAGGCAATTTCAACAGTTTGTATCACTTATACGATACACTAAAAATCCAGAGACAGGAACAAACTTCAAAAGAATTAATTTATCGTTCGATATTAAACAGTATTGATACCGCGGCTTTGATTTTAGAAAAAGAAAATGATTCGTGGTCGATTTTTATAATGAATGACTGTTTTTTCAATTTGTTTAAAGTGCCTAAAGTGGGACATTGGAAGTACCTTAAAAACTATTTGCCCGGACTTTGCAGTGAAATAGAAAATGTTGATTTTGCCGAGCTAAAAACGGCTATTTCAATCAAAATAGAAGAGCAGGATTTGCAGACTTTCATGCTTCAGACTTCACGAACGCAGACTTATAACAAAGAATATTTTATCATTCTGTTAGACAGTATCCAACGTGTGATTGAGAAAAAAGAGAAAGAAGCGTGGATTAATTTAATGAAAATCATTTCGCATGAATTAATGAATTCCTTAACGCCAATTCGCGCACTTTCGCAGAATTTACTTCATATAGTAGATCAGGATAAATTGGAAGAAGATGATTTTGAAGACATTAAAAGCAGTATTTCGACCATTATAAACAGAAGCGATCATTTACAGGTTTTTGTTGAAAATTATAGAAAGCTGGCAATGCTTCCAACGCCAAATAAACAAATGACTCAGATTAATGCTTTATTTGAAGATTGTCTGCGTATTATGAATCCGATTTTGAAAGCCGAAGGAATCGAATTAATTAATGAAATCAATAGTTCACGTTCGATTTTAATTGATAAAAATCAGATGGAGCAGGTGATTATAAATTTGATTACCAATAGTATTCATGCTTTAAAAGAGAAAACAGAAAAGCAATTGATTCTTTCCAGTTATACCGAAAACAATCGCTTTTTTATTGTGATTTCTGATAATGGAAGAGGAGTCGATCCTGAAATTCGCGATAAAGTGTTTCTTCCATTTTTTACCACCAGAAAAGACGGTGCAGGAATTGGACTTACACTTTCTAAAAATATCATTGAAGCGCACGGAGGTTACTTAAGTTACCAAACCGATGCCGAAAAAACAGATTTTGTAATTTGCTTGATTTGATTTTTAGTTCTCCTGCAAGGTTTCCAAAACCTTGTAGGTATGATATTTTAAAGATTAGTTTGAGAAATAGAAGAGTATAGATCTACAAGGTTTTGGAAAACTTGCAGGAAGTCATACAGAATTTTTTACGATTCAATCTCGGGTTTCCAAAAGTGTTTTTCTAAATCTACTATTTGATTGTTAACGACTTTTATACCTTCGTTTTCTAATAATTGTTGCATTAAATTGGTTCCGTCAAAATGATGTTTTCCCGTGAGAAGTCCTTTTTGATTTACGACTCGGTGTGCCGGAACATCATCCATATTATGACAGGCATTCATGGCCCAGCCCACCATTCTGGCAGAACGGGCAGCACCTAAAGCTTTTGCAATTGCACCATAAGAAGTTACTTTCCCGTAAGGAATTTGTCTTGCAATAGCATAAACTCTTTCGAAAAAATTTTCCTCAGCCATAAGTTATTCTTTTGCCACTCCCGATAGTTATCGGGATTCACAGATTAAAATGATTATTTGAAATTGGTTTCATGCAGATTAAAA is a window of Flavobacterium crocinum DNA encoding:
- a CDS encoding ABC transporter permease, which gives rise to MIFNWFKIFIYHLKQNKLFSFLNVLGLSIGISGVIFAILYWNNEHAYDQWNPEKENVYQVLNQIGRTGDTWTTSSIPFGQTCAATVPEIEQICFLNDWYNESVIKYQNKKLIDKKITVTDNNFFDFYPFPIVKGAKKDILKEKNSVAVSEAQAKLLFGDEDPIGKSITYQDQSYTVKAVYRIIRPSTVEPNYVFGGIIRENDLNQWGNFNYGLMIKTKKDADIATVLKKMHNVNFVNRTLKDAKASGQTVEQYIKENGEIKIILDQLKTRYLYGTKSSGSASPEGTGNLKLLYIMAGLSLLILILSLVNYINLATASAIKRAKEVGVRKIVGASKKQIITQFIFETAIIVTLAILFALAIVELSLPFYNAFLKKNLIINGAEFYLQLILIFGLVIILAGIFPAVYISNFETLKVLKGNFSRSKSGIWIRNSMLIFQFGIAAFFIIGALIVNSQVDYMMNKDLGFNGDQVIRIPFNYQDYKTKGQKYETTKQEILKISGVQQVSTFAGTFGNGTNSSSGFTHNGVFVQPRNVDMDFGFLEMMKIKVVEGRDLSPKFASDTIENWLINETLAKTLGLKNPINTIITSGWGNEKGNMKFKIVGIVKDFNITGLQNKVPPMVFLNMKALKWNNFQNVYVKVSPNNLTETLEKLKLYWEKNVNPDYPFDYEFVNKGFAKTYEEQVKQKNLFFILNLVVIVIAIFGLFALASFSMERRLKEIAIRKTLGAETDVLLKELSKQYIVFCLIGFGIGIVPAYILLQKWLEDFAFRIGISSVPFGIALISLLFLTLLIVLTKAFQVTKIDVLKYLKYE
- a CDS encoding ABC transporter ATP-binding protein encodes the protein MITIQNLTKVFRTEEIETAALSGINLEIKKGDFLTIMGPSGCGKSTLLNIIGLLDSANDGSYKLLDQEMIGLKEKGRAKVRKENIGFIFQNFNLIDELSVYDNIELPLLYNNVKASERKQKIEAIAEKLNISHRLRHFPQQLSGGQQQRVAVARALVNDPKIILADEPTGNLDSKNGNEVMELLTDLHAKGATILMVTHSDYDASFSQKTIHMKDGVIFSEKLNQRNVDVFMDAK
- a CDS encoding efflux RND transporter periplasmic adaptor subunit; the protein is MDKIIPRKNKKFRYLTIAIAVFLVVVVIVVFAFNTKRTLNVKTDELVIQKAEKAFFEDFVVFQAKVEPLNVMLVNVTEGGSVKEIFVENGAMVTKGQSLARLYNPNTELNYLTQETAIIEQINNLNTGKLNIRNQELNLTKDFVLIEHDYNDAKRLYDVNAKLFAKDVISKNDWNTFKESLRFQEERKKTIQQSIQKEKQSNQVQISQINRSIQTMEKSLEILRNNKKNFLITAPETGRLTSFEAVLGQNFQAGQSIGKIDSKKGYKLSADVDEFYLEKIREGLKGQVEFKGQNLEVLVTKVIPEVKNGHFTVELVFTSKEAITLQDGLSFGVKLILSEKNKTLVIPKGSFNQEAAGKWIFVVKGDKAERRNIKLGRENPSYYEVLEGLKEGQSVITSSYSDYKDIEELSLQKQ
- a CDS encoding sigma-54-dependent transcriptional regulator, with protein sequence MRKKQAHILIVDDQEEILFSAKMILKKHFETIFTENNPKKIISILAENEINVVLLDMNYRIGFEDGREGIHWLKEIKTLSPNTIVILMTAFGKIETAVESIKIGAFDYVLKPWNNEKLLETIDKAVVESRKNSKKPAVENGDKSEKKYFVGTSAKIRQAYSIAEKVARTDANVLILGENGTGKYVFAEFIHQHSDRKNQPFVHVDLGSLSDNLFESELFGYAKGAFTDAKTDTPGRFENASNGTIFLDEIGNIPLHLQAKLLHVLQTKTVTRLGESKPRPLNVRVIAATNSDIKSEVKNKTFREDLLYRINTMEINLPSLRERKDDIVPMANFILEQIAEKYNQENWSFEENAASYLERYPWKGNVREMENKIERALILAENNTISVLDLDILDFEEIQENDENPLSEMEKSAIEKALFKHNGNISKTAEELGLSRAALYRRIEKYDLKN
- a CDS encoding sensor histidine kinase, with translation MKNWKFYNALFVRILFVMTLFLGSVLLLYKGFRFNALLVGFFVLVFLFEMYFFVKSQLLFYDKTIDSILHDDFSTHFPEEHKKGNFNSLYHLYDTLKIQRQEQTSKELIYRSILNSIDTAALILEKENDSWSIFIMNDCFFNLFKVPKVGHWKYLKNYLPGLCSEIENVDFAELKTAISIKIEEQDLQTFMLQTSRTQTYNKEYFIILLDSIQRVIEKKEKEAWINLMKIISHELMNSLTPIRALSQNLLHIVDQDKLEEDDFEDIKSSISTIINRSDHLQVFVENYRKLAMLPTPNKQMTQINALFEDCLRIMNPILKAEGIELINEINSSRSILIDKNQMEQVIINLITNSIHALKEKTEKQLILSSYTENNRFFIVISDNGRGVDPEIRDKVFLPFFTTRKDGAGIGLTLSKNIIEAHGGYLSYQTDAEKTDFVICLI
- a CDS encoding MGMT family protein translates to MAEENFFERVYAIARQIPYGKVTSYGAIAKALGAARSARMVGWAMNACHNMDDVPAHRVVNQKGLLTGKHHFDGTNLMQQLLENEGIKVVNNQIVDLEKHFWKPEIES